A genomic stretch from Desulfolutivibrio sulfodismutans DSM 3696 includes:
- a CDS encoding DUF3486 family protein: MPRKSTVKALPAPIRKELDRLLTEGAHTLDQIVAHLRQLGAPVSRSAVGRYSQDFEEVAAHIRESREIASSFARELGEVPDGDMGRVLIEIVHRLVFKASLAKLRDGDAIDAVDAARLAKAIKDLAAGSKIGVDTEIKIREQARKEALAKAAEAAQGAADQAGLTPEQWGLIRAQILGVEVEPA, translated from the coding sequence ATGCCGCGAAAGTCTACCGTCAAGGCGCTCCCTGCGCCGATCCGAAAGGAGCTTGACCGCCTGTTGACCGAGGGCGCGCACACGCTGGATCAAATCGTTGCGCATCTGCGGCAGTTGGGCGCGCCTGTCTCACGATCTGCGGTGGGCAGATATTCACAGGATTTCGAGGAAGTTGCCGCGCACATCCGGGAAAGCCGCGAAATCGCGTCCTCGTTTGCCCGCGAGTTGGGCGAGGTGCCGGATGGCGACATGGGGCGAGTGCTCATCGAAATCGTGCATCGGCTGGTGTTTAAGGCCAGCTTGGCGAAGTTGCGCGATGGGGACGCCATTGATGCCGTTGACGCCGCGCGCTTGGCCAAGGCGATCAAGGACTTGGCTGCCGGGTCCAAGATCGGCGTGGACACCGAGATCAAAATCCGTGAGCAGGCCCGCAAGGAGGCCCTGGCCAAGGCCGCCGAGGCGGCCCAGGGCGCGGCGGATCAGGCCGGGCTCACCCCCGAGCAGTGGGGGCTTATCCGGGCGCAAATCCTTGGCGTTGAGGTTGAGCCCGCATGA
- a CDS encoding VpaChn25_0724 family phage protein — MNSFARLVTEDRRLVILRFLHEDPDYKLNTSVLQTALDAVGHSASRDQVETDAAWLAETGLVEIETVGNVRVVRLTARGADVATGRAVVPGVKRPSPR; from the coding sequence ATGAACAGCTTCGCGCGTCTGGTGACCGAGGACCGCCGCCTGGTGATCCTGCGTTTCCTGCATGAAGACCCGGATTACAAGCTGAACACGTCCGTGTTGCAGACGGCCCTGGACGCCGTGGGGCACAGCGCGTCCCGGGACCAGGTGGAGACGGACGCGGCCTGGCTGGCGGAAACGGGGCTGGTCGAGATCGAGACCGTGGGCAACGTGCGCGTGGTGCGGCTGACCGCCCGGGGCGCGGACGTGGCCACGGGGCGGGCTGTTGTGCCCGGCGTCAAACGCCCGAGCCCGAGGTAG
- a CDS encoding lytic transglycosylase domain-containing protein, with protein sequence MTEEILKAILAAADEFKLPFELVRAVVEHESVGGGTYAIRYEPGFDFRYHRAPGGFIPPGCSQATEEVGRAMSWGLMQIMGETARTLGFQGWFPELCVPAIGLAWGCRYLRRLADRYGHEGWDVVCRAYNGGPGNRHNLENDYPSKILKHLGGRWPQKGV encoded by the coding sequence ATGACTGAAGAAATCCTGAAGGCGATCCTGGCGGCGGCGGACGAGTTCAAGCTGCCTTTCGAGCTGGTGCGGGCGGTGGTCGAACACGAGTCGGTCGGGGGGGGTACGTATGCGATCCGCTACGAGCCGGGGTTCGACTTCCGCTACCACCGCGCGCCCGGCGGTTTTATCCCGCCGGGATGCAGCCAGGCCACGGAAGAGGTCGGCCGGGCCATGTCTTGGGGCCTGATGCAGATCATGGGCGAGACGGCCCGGACCCTCGGTTTCCAGGGCTGGTTTCCGGAGCTGTGTGTCCCGGCGATTGGGCTGGCCTGGGGCTGCCGGTATCTGCGGCGGCTGGCGGACCGCTACGGCCACGAGGGCTGGGACGTGGTGTGCCGGGCCTACAACGGCGGCCCGGGCAACCGGCACAACCTCGAAAACGACTATCCGTCGAAAATCCTGAAACATCTGGGCGGCCGCTGGCCGCAAAAGGGAGTCTGA
- a CDS encoding thermonuclease family protein, translating to MKRHPISLFLVLCLLVATAIPPVAAATRAVPVATPQQNEADATAAPLVTPRPGLTDIRAVVAKVRDGDTLTVTIPDWHPAVATIGVRIAGIDTPELRDTRPHIQALAELAREWTRSRCRVGSVVILRDAYLGSLSRLSARVVTEDGVDLGDELVRRGLARPWNGRGDAPW from the coding sequence ATGAAACGCCATCCGATATCGCTTTTCCTGGTCCTGTGCCTGCTGGTTGCGACGGCCATCCCCCCGGTGGCCGCTGCGACCCGGGCCGTCCCTGTGGCAACCCCGCAACAGAACGAGGCCGACGCGACGGCCGCGCCTTTGGTGACGCCGCGTCCGGGCCTTACGGACATCCGGGCCGTGGTGGCCAAGGTGCGCGACGGCGACACCCTCACCGTCACCATCCCGGACTGGCATCCGGCCGTGGCCACCATCGGCGTGCGCATCGCCGGAATCGACACGCCGGAGCTGCGCGACACGCGGCCCCATATCCAGGCCCTGGCCGAATTGGCCCGGGAATGGACCCGGTCCCGGTGCCGGGTGGGAAGCGTGGTCATCCTGCGCGACGCGTATCTCGGCAGCCTGTCCCGGCTGTCGGCCCGGGTGGTGACCGAAGACGGCGTGGATCTGGGCGACGAGCTGGTGCGGCGCGGGCTGGCCCGACCGTGGAACGGGCGCGGGGACGCGCCGTGGTGA
- a CDS encoding Rha family transcriptional regulator yields the protein MSLSLSQTPSVPVTVEFLPGERPAVRSVELAQHFGLKHKNVLRDIDDLTRKLPESFCRLNFEPTEAEVVVPASGGMRKDRAYLLTRDAFTLLVMGWNSTRAMEWKLRYIEAFNTLERAALENARSEALADGARAALAVPPERLHRINQAVRYHQKGLNCIEIGKLLDVSRDVVWRLVRQARTLGLLPASGPTSGPAAASRAARGLAQ from the coding sequence ATGTCCCTTTCCCTTTCCCAAACCCCTTCCGTTCCGGTGACCGTCGAATTCCTGCCCGGCGAACGCCCGGCCGTCCGATCCGTGGAGCTGGCCCAGCATTTCGGGCTCAAGCACAAGAACGTGCTGCGGGACATCGACGATTTGACCCGTAAGCTACCGGAATCATTTTGTCGGCTCAACTTTGAGCCCACAGAGGCCGAGGTCGTTGTTCCCGCGTCCGGCGGGATGAGGAAGGATCGCGCCTACCTCCTCACCCGCGACGCCTTCACCCTCCTGGTGATGGGCTGGAACTCCACCCGGGCCATGGAATGGAAGCTCCGCTACATCGAGGCCTTCAACACCCTCGAACGCGCGGCCCTGGAAAACGCCCGCAGCGAGGCCCTGGCCGACGGGGCGCGGGCGGCCCTGGCCGTGCCGCCGGAGCGGCTGCACCGCATCAACCAGGCCGTGCGCTACCACCAAAAGGGCCTCAATTGCATCGAGATCGGTAAGCTCCTGGACGTGTCCAGGGATGTGGTCTGGAGGCTGGTGCGCCAGGCCCGCACCCTGGGCCTGCTTCCGGCGTCCGGCCCGACGTCTGGCCCGGCGGCCGCGTCCCGCGCGGCGCGGGGGCTGGCGCAATGA
- a CDS encoding regulatory protein GemA has product MNRSTSRRQGMLAKIHIAKKQLGMDDPDYRAMLDGRYGADSAGKLDLKQLDDLLRFLSRRGFTAPARRRGDRAAPAQRDYDRSDLMGKIEALLAETANAQGRFVPWDYALAILTRQGGPEKLEWATTKQLQAVIAALGKNLRRKDQAALRESHGAQDAAFTGDGE; this is encoded by the coding sequence ATGAACCGCTCGACCTCCCGCCGCCAGGGCATGCTGGCCAAAATTCACATCGCCAAGAAGCAACTCGGCATGGATGACCCAGACTACCGGGCCATGCTCGACGGCCGTTACGGCGCGGATTCGGCGGGCAAGCTCGATCTGAAACAGCTTGACGATCTGCTGCGGTTCCTGTCGCGGCGAGGCTTCACCGCCCCGGCCCGGCGTCGCGGCGACCGGGCCGCGCCCGCGCAGCGCGACTATGACCGCTCGGATCTCATGGGCAAAATCGAGGCCTTACTTGCCGAAACAGCCAACGCCCAGGGCCGGTTCGTGCCCTGGGACTACGCCCTGGCCATCCTCACGCGCCAGGGCGGCCCGGAAAAGCTGGAATGGGCCACCACCAAGCAGCTCCAGGCCGTGATCGCGGCCCTGGGCAAGAACTTGCGGCGCAAGGATCAGGCGGCCCTGCGGGAAAGCCACGGGGCGCAGGACGCCGCGTTTACCGGGGACGGGGAGTAA
- a CDS encoding NUMOD4 domain-containing protein, with protein sequence MEWRTIPGYPAYEISESGTVRKADSKYPLGKSGRRYGLWGGRQRRFFYPFELVEKAFGPREGEAAAMPMEAQPPAAAGGETGTQPWSLELRSGPVSIPVPAVSDDDRCAALESENRELRALVAELEAELLVYRVAI encoded by the coding sequence ATGGAATGGCGCACCATCCCGGGATACCCGGCTTACGAAATCAGCGAGTCCGGCACCGTCCGCAAGGCGGATAGCAAGTATCCGCTCGGAAAAAGCGGCCGCCGCTATGGGCTGTGGGGCGGGCGACAACGGAGATTCTTTTATCCGTTTGAGCTGGTTGAGAAGGCTTTCGGACCACGCGAGGGCGAAGCGGCCGCCATGCCCATGGAGGCCCAACCTCCGGCAGCGGCAGGGGGCGAGACCGGAACCCAGCCGTGGAGCCTTGAGCTGAGAAGCGGCCCGGTCTCGATCCCCGTCCCTGCCGTGTCGGATGACGACAGATGCGCGGCCCTGGAAAGCGAAAACCGGGAGCTGCGGGCGTTGGTGGCGGAGCTGGAGGCGGAACTGCTGGTCTACAGGGTGGCGATATGA
- a CDS encoding host nuclease inhibitor protein produces MAVAYCFTNGVIHVDQECPQGALPIASGDSHKLHECLEGMATLAWDNKTLLIPGFGFAENEDEKLDAVLEFSRLVEQSLRREQ; encoded by the coding sequence ATGGCCGTCGCATATTGCTTCACCAACGGTGTGATCCATGTTGACCAGGAATGCCCGCAGGGGGCCTTGCCCATTGCTTCCGGAGATTCGCACAAGCTCCACGAGTGCCTGGAAGGTATGGCCACCTTGGCGTGGGACAACAAAACGCTGCTCATTCCCGGCTTTGGTTTTGCGGAGAATGAGGATGAGAAGCTGGACGCTGTGCTGGAATTCTCGCGGCTCGTCGAACAAAGCCTGCGCCGGGAGCAGTAG
- a CDS encoding host-nuclease inhibitor Gam family protein, with protein sequence MRTKPNPAFLIGDLDAADKALARLAEIRRAVEAEEGKLNETIDKMKALAKERLAAKLADKKAIEAALVTFAGSKKDELFEKARSRQLNFGTIGFRRSTEIKAKGKGTLAGILERVKTLITGEPDDPFAGAVRVKEELNRDEMVKWPDERLELVGARRAKKDLFYYELKAEEIKEAAA encoded by the coding sequence ATGCGCACGAAACCGAACCCGGCCTTTCTGATCGGGGATCTGGACGCGGCGGACAAGGCCCTGGCCCGGCTGGCGGAAATCCGGCGGGCCGTGGAGGCCGAGGAAGGCAAACTCAACGAAACCATCGACAAAATGAAGGCCCTGGCCAAGGAGCGGCTGGCGGCCAAGCTGGCGGATAAAAAGGCCATTGAAGCGGCCTTGGTCACCTTCGCGGGATCGAAAAAGGATGAATTGTTCGAGAAGGCGCGAAGCAGACAGCTCAATTTCGGGACCATCGGCTTCCGGCGCTCCACGGAGATAAAGGCCAAGGGCAAGGGGACTCTCGCGGGCATCCTGGAGCGGGTCAAGACGTTGATTACCGGAGAGCCCGACGATCCGTTTGCCGGTGCCGTCCGCGTCAAAGAAGAGCTGAACCGGGACGAAATGGTGAAGTGGCCCGACGAGCGCCTGGAACTCGTGGGGGCAAGGCGCGCGAAAAAAGACCTCTTCTACTACGAGCTGAAGGCCGAAGAGATCAAGGAGGCTGCGGCATGA